The Cyprinus carpio isolate SPL01 chromosome A3, ASM1834038v1, whole genome shotgun sequence genomic interval tgtgcctcagacatgtagctctgcacttccagtgctgaacggctgcccatgtcctgcgcacagatttcgaaatactgccacacaaatgacatagcgaatgattacaatgtagtctgtgcacgcgggcgcacttccggaaattgccgatcgcgtattttaaTCAAAAACCGTCCGGTTctgatttatggccggtcaaccggtgccTCCCTaattactagtaacaattattttgagagctctctaattcaaatTTTACTGGTAAGAATACAGTTAAAGAGCTCTTTAATGCAATTTGTACTAGTAACAAtttaattagagagctctctaattgaatgAGAGCTCTGCGATTGCGTTCTTACTAACaactgaattagagagctctacagTTCAATTCTTATTAGTAACTGATAATTAGTGAGCTTTTTAATGCAATTCTTACTAGTACCAAATTAATTAGAGAGCTCTTTAATTCCAATtaaagagctctctaattcagtttTTACTAAGAATTCCAATTAGGGAGCTCTTTAATTCCATTACAGAGCTCTGCAATTAAACAtatctttaatgtgtttttttactagtaaaaattgaattatagaactctgtaattgcatttttactagtaagaattaaaTTAAAGAGCTAGCCTGAATGTCAAAATGTATGGTTGTCAGCTAGAACAAATTAGTGTAGTAAGATTTTTGGGTATGTGGCAGGACTCTAAACTAATTTTAGATTTCAAATAAGACAAAATTCTAGAACAAAATTgatagaaaaatgcaaaaaaggaaTCAATGTCTTAAGGTGCTTGTCAGGAGCTGAATGGGGGGCAAGCTGTCATgcactgaaaataatatattgtgcTGTTATTAGGTCAAACATAGATTATGGCTGTGTAGTTTAAATTTCTGCAAACAAAACTTTGCTTAATAAGATAGAAGTAATTCAAAATCAAGCTTTGCGGATCTGTTGTGGTGCATTTAGATCTTCTCACCAGTGGCTTCGTTACAAGTTGAAATGGGACGAATTGCCTCTACAACTGCATAGGTTTCAGTTGAGGGTTAAGGGTACATGGTGTGGTGTCAAGGGACATCTGGAAAGGACACCCAGTTAGACTACTTCTGAAAGATTGTTGGGGAATATGTATACAAAGAAATAACAAGCTTTGGCTGGGTAGGTAAGGAAGGAAGGAGTAGAATAGTTTGAAGATGAAAGACCATGATATTGCTCCTTCTGTTGCTATTCCCAGAGCGGAATTGTCCCCCTTGGTTGTTCCCTATGCAACTAATAAACTTACAAAtttacaaagtaataaaaaaacaggaGATGAACTTGCCAACTGAAGTAGTGGTACAACAATATATAAATCAAGAGTATTATTCTGTGTTACAGGGTATTTACAGATGGGTCTAAGGGAGCCAGAGTCTGGAAGAGCAGCAGTATATATtcctacttttaaaataaaaatggcaaaaagatTATCAGACTATGTGTCAGTTTTTACTACTGAATTGTTAGCTATCATCCTAGCGCTACAGTGGATTGAAGAGTTCAGCCAGCAAGAACAGTGATATGTACGGATTCAATGGCTGCGCTCTCAAGTCTATTAAGTGGTAAATCTGAAGCTCGGCAAGACTTAGTATTAGAAAGTGTTACAACAGTTTGTATAGAATAAGACAATTAACTGATTGAGGTTACATTCCTCTGGGTGCCTGCACATATTTGTGTGGATGGAAATGAGGAAGTAGACTTGCTATCAAAGAAAGCATTAAATCATCCACAAATAGAAATTAAGATAGCATTAAGTAAAGCTGAATTCAAGAGACTGATTACATTAGAAGCAAATAAAAAATGGCGAGACATATGGAATAGTGGGGTCTAAAGGAGAGACACCTATTCCAGATCAGGAGAGTGTGGAAAGGAGAGGAAAAGATAcggaaatagaaaaaaaagatgtcattCTTTCAAGACTGAGAATAGGACATACAGCATTGAATCAAGGTCTGTATAAGATAGGTAAGCATGAATCTTGAAAGTGTGATAAATGTGGAGAGTTAGAAACAGTGAAGCATATTATTATTGAATGTTCTGCATATGAAAGAGAGCGATTTCAATTAATTCAAGAATTAGGATGGTTGGGAGTTgatcatatttctttaaatacattgttAGGAAACGGTTCAAGGCAATCAGCAGTGCatgaaattttgtttaaatacctGAAAAACACAGGAACACTATGTAGAATTTAGGCATTGatttaattgtttgtgaaatttttttttttgttttttttgtttttttttgggttgtgtcTGTCTTCCAAATCTATGCGCACTCCACACTCCAGATCAGCAGGTGGTAATGCACCTTTACGCTGGTTTGCCAAAACCGCCATAAAACACTAGTAGAAGAAGAAGGTGACCTAATTCTACAGGAAGTGTTGCCCGGACCAACATGGCGGCCACGTCGCTAGTGGAAGTGACGTATTTCCGCTCTTGAGTGGCGCTCCATTCGCCACATGTCTGCAGCCAGACTCTCTCGGGGGGTGCTGTCGAAGTGAATGTCAGGTAAATTTCTGTCCAGTCCAAATTGTTTAGATTTGTTTGACATTTCAGTCGGAACGTATCTGTCTGAATGTTATTTAATCTGTTCTTTTCATATCAGATGTGTATTAAATCCGGTCTAATCAAAAAAACTTACACTTACTTGTACATCGTGTGTTTTATTCATTAAcgtaagttacatttatttgcaagTATGTTTCACTTTATCTCAACATTTTAAGTCTATTAAGGCATTTTTCGCGTGTTCTCTGTAATTGCGACGCATGTTTCAACTTAGTTTCGCTTTTGATTGTTCACAGAAAACCCggatgcagtttattttttaaagaaataggcTATTGTTTAGGTTACTCAAGTTGTGAATATGAGTTTTGAAAATCCGAGTTAATGTGATTGATTAGATAAAAACACTGTAAACCAAAGTAATACACGATTCACAGATAAGTTATTAATATGAGTCGATTCTTTTGATAAAACACCTACTTTCTGGAGTGTTTGTCTCGAATTGAAGTTCTGTGTAGGCTACTTAAGGGTCATGAAAGGTGGTATAATTACTGACATTTTTATATGGCATatcatatttttaagtaaaaatacttaacagaattttaaaatatatttaggacTGGTAGTAGGAAACATGTAACAGTATTTTCAGCATTTCTTATCATGTTTAAGATGACGCAGGAGGAGAGAATATTGTTGCAAGTCGTACACAGACTGTATGCTAACATAGTTCATTCATGTTCTTCTTTGAAGCTTGTACccattcatattcataaatcaatgatataatttattattaaccaTCCCGAGGCAGCTCAGTTGTTTTACCTCTTCACATGGGTTGAATTTAGAATTTGAcgcatttgaaaatattttttttccagatgtaTGTTGCTGTAGTTTTGTATTTACAAAACTACAGCAATGTCATGTACACGTCCCTGTGAAGTCCACAAGACtgttcactcttaaaaaaaaaaaaaaaaagaaaaaaaaaaaaaatgctgggttgtttcaactcATCTTTGGGTCAAATGTGGACtcacccaactgttgggttaaatttttaaataaaatttttaacccaaaaagttgggttagtccatatttgacccagagctgggttgaaacaacccagcatttttagagaGAGTGTGACCCATTTGTCACTTCAGGTTTCAGAAGCTTTCTCACAAGTGCCCTTCTTTGTGGCCACTATGTAAACCCTCGCTATCTGCATTTCCACAAACAGACTACTACTCCACAGTTAAAGCTGAATTACATCACTAAAGTGTGAACTTGGAGAAGAATCACAAGTGCCCTTATAGGGCACCTTTTGGCACAGAGCCTATGACCCCCTGATCCCtaagtatacagtatatgcattcaCACTGTGCAGCTTTATTTATGCTCAGAATGTTTATTCTGTTTACCATGATGGATTTAGGCTGATTGTTAACCCTTTTATTTACCGGAAAtagtgtaaaaacaataaatgtgaaatagtgtaaaaacaataaatgtgaaatagtgtaaaaacaataaatgtgaaatagttAATATAGTTAAAATTTAATATCGTTGCATAATATGCTTAAACCTGTGTCTTGTACCTCAGGTTTGAAATACCTGCAGCATGGCGTGTGCACAGCAATCTGCTACCGAGTACCTCAAAAACGCCAGGAAAAACCTGGTGACTCATATGAAAAACTTTCCTCTGATCATTGAGAATCTTTATCAGAAGAATGTTTTCAATGATCATGAGGTTGATGCCCTCAAAGCTGAGAGGACAGAGTTTGATAAAGCCAGATGTATATTGGATTGGGTCATTAATAAAGGTGAAATGGCCAGTTATGAATTACTCAGGATTCTGGATGTCACCAAGAAGAGGACATTAGATCCTGGTTTACACTATTGGATCAGCTGTTTTTCCTTCAGAGTGGAAGATACAGAGGACAGCTATTTATTTGGTGAGTAGAAAAATGAAAGAACATTTTGGTGAAATTAACACATTTCCAAtacaatttttaatgcttttgttgcTATTATAGGTGCAAAGCCCTGTAAAAGCTACCAGACACAGCTCAAGATGAAAGCAAAAAGTATCCTGAAGGACCAAAAGGAACATAGCTGTAAATATCTGGATGACAATGTACATGTAAACTTCAGTTTTATACCTCTTGTTTTAGAGAGAAACTCTGTGGCGAAAACTcctcaatgcaaaataaaatcaaaaaacaaaaaatgcaaaaagctgCGACCCAAGAAGCTGAGAGCTTACATTCCTAATGAGGAACAAGCATTATCACCTGTGGATCTCCTGAAATGGCAGGATAAGAATATCCTCATCATTGGCAAACCTGGAGTAGGAAAGACTACAGTTGTCCAGGAAATGTTGCGCCTGTGGTCAGAGAAAGATGGCAGAGAAATAGACTACATGTTTTACTTTGATGAAAGTGTTTTGGCCCACAGTTCTAATATTGCCAGTTTGCAGTCTATTTTGTTTGATGTGTATTTAAAACCCATGGAAAATGACAGAATGGATGTTTTTAAAGATATTGAGGAAAACTCTGAGAATGTTGTTCTTATATTGGATGGAGTGACGGATTTTGGAAAACATTCCATTTTGTGGAAGATCATGAACCACGAGCTCCTGCCCGATGCCAAGATTGTGATAACATGCAGATCAGAGGTGGAATATGAACCACTTTTCCGCAAATGGCCAACACAGAAAGTGTATGTCCAAGGGTTTAGTAAAGAGTCTATCAACACTTACTACCATACTATGTTGGGTCATGATCCTGTTCTTCTAGAAGTTGTTTTGAAGAATCAAGAGCTGTTCAGTCTTAGTCATGTTCCATTGTATGCATCCATGATTGTAGacttaatgcaatttaaaaatggCACAGTATGCGACCATCCACACACAGTCACAGAGATGTACATCCACATTTTCCGTGCTGCcgtgaagaaacaaattcagcaAATAGATAAATACCTGAAAGAAATCAAAGATCAGGTTTATTACTTGATGGAAAACGCATTCAATGCAACTATGCAGAAAACCCTAAATGTTATTAGCTGTGATGAGACAGACATTTCTCGTgcttttttgaaaatgataacAATAAGAGACTCACCAACATCTGCAATGACATACTGTGCGTTTCTCCACAACACAATGCAGGAATTCTTTTCAGCTTTGTGGCTTCTTGGACATCCAGATGAAATTGAGAAAGTCCTACAGCTCTGTCAGACTGAGGAGCATAAACACATGAGACATGTTCTTCCTTTCTTATGTGGACTTCTGAGTGAACACAACATCAGACTCCTCAAGTGTCTATTCCCAGAGGATCAGATAAAGAAAACATCTGATTGGTTCATTGAGAAGCTTTTATACACTTTTCTCCAGCCTCAGAGTGAAGAGAGTGAAGACAGTGAAGAGTTTGATCTTCTCTTTGTGAGTCAGTGCTTGTATGAGCTCCAGTCTCCTAAAGCCTGCTTAATGTTCCTGGAGAAGATGGACCATCAGCTTGAACCAGAAGAGGATCTTGATCCTCATCAGTGTTGTGCTTTGTCTTATGTGATCGCTCAATCCAGAGATAAAGAGGTTTATCTGAATCTGGAAGACTGTACCATAGCTGATGTGGGAATGTAAATTGTTGTTAGGTTGTTAACAAATTATGGTGTTAGTggtgatgggtttttttttttttttgtgtgtgtgtttttttttatttttatatgtgtgtttttagatatttttactctGCTGAAGGCCTGACATGATTgctaaaaagacaaattaaaaatagtatgAATATTTGTttgagatataactatttgaaaatctggaatctgagggtgcaaaaaaatctaaatatgagaaaatcacctttgaagttgtccaaatgaatcattagcaatgcatgttattaatcaaaaattaagtttttatttacggtaggaaatttacaaaatatcttcatggaacatgatcttaacttaatatcctaatgatttttggcataaaacaaaaatcgataattttgacccatataatgtttttttggctattgcttaaaatatacccaagcgacttaagactggttttgtggtccaaggtcacatatccCTGGAAATGAACATTGTATGGTAGACATAGTACTGAACCTCTAAAGTAGATCATCAAGGCATAATTTTAGATTTATGTGTTGcaggttaaatatttgtaaagaaCCACTGGAGCAAACCACATTCTTTCTAGAATTCTTCCATAAAGCATCTCAGTGCTGTTGCAGCTTTTTTGATCAGAGATACAATTACAACCATGAACCACTCAATGCACTTCTGGATCTTTGCTCACATGTGAAGAACTATGAGACTCAAACAGGCAGGAGTTTCCTTCCAGCATTACAGTCAGTTTTCCAGTCAACACCTGATGTCTGGATCATAgatctctcacagagaaagagcTCCGTCCTCCTGGAAGTACTGAAACTCCAAAACAACCGAAAAAACGAGAAGAAACCAGTAGAGCTGAGAGGATGTTCAGAGGAAGAGAGTGAAATGATGAGTTTCCTTCAGTGTCTGCCCTACATCTCACAGCTGAGGTACCTTAACTTACAtgcttttgtttgttgatttaacCCTCAGAGACCCAAGCActgatattcatatatatatcaagaaactgaacattatttacaaaatttttaCTTATAATCCATAGCCTCAAGCAAATGGTCCAGACTAATGTCCGGTTTGCGAACAgattcttttgaactggttctttttagtgagcTGGATGAAGCAATTCACCAAACCAGCCTGAAATAGTTTGCAGGTCGAGCCAGCACAGATttacaagttactcaatcaaaactcacttttggaCATGCCTGAAAGTCACTCCGTTTCTAAATGAGTCAATATATTGATTTGCACTATCTTATGTTGATGGTTTATGCCAGCTCATTTAGCAGCTGCATCAGAAAGCTCAAAAATGCTTCCTTTGGAGAATGTATTCCAAGGTAGGAAGCTTCACTTCCAGTCTCCTGAGATGCCGTAATCTGATCGATTTTTGAAGgtagcatagatgtatcctttgtTGCCTTTGATACCCCCACAACCCTGTGTGTTCCATTCCATGATggttgagataaaaaaaaataaagatggcatctgaagGTTGTTCGGTGgttagtgtgtgtgtaaatgtatgtttctgaccaactttttgcatttttttgttatttctagcGAGAAGTCcgtattattgtaattaaatatttgcttatttatcACCAAAGCTCATTCTGTTTTGTTGTAGGTCATTAAACCGTTACGCTTCCTCAGAAGCCTGTCTGAAATCCGTTTCATGAGGTGCATTCGTGCACAAATGCTGCCTGGAAAGTCACTGCCTGATAAGGCAGCTATAGGCAACAGTTTAGCAGCCTGTTATTTAATAACCTTATTCAGGTGTTGCAATTTTGTTATGCTGGGTCTCATGAATCCTAAACATTATCTTGTAAGAACAAGGCTAGCGATGAGTGTTTATCTATATTGTATCTGATTCCAATATTAAATTTTTGTACAGTTATCAGAGATAAATTCATTATTGACATTTCATAACTAATTTGATGCTCTGTCTCAAGTGTCTACAGCAATGTGAgctgaaaacagaaacaaatacaatttaattagCATTATTTAGTCACATAATAGCTATAATATGTTCTGTGATATCTCTATTTATtcacatttctcatttccattttGTTACAGAATCTCTCATCTGAGTGAAAGGGTTCAAAAAAGGCTTCTTCTGGAACTCTTCATTAAAGCAGCAGAGATTGAGACACAGACAGGAGAGCAAATGCTGAAACTGTTAACATCTGGCTTTATTTACAGCTTTTTCCCTTACAGATGGACTTTCAGTACTGACTGGAGTGATTTCCTGCTGATTTTTTACTCACATGTGAAGGACTATGAGACTCAAACAGGCAGGAGTCTCCTTCCAGCATTACAGTCAGTTTTCCAGTCAGCACCTGATGTCTGGATCATAgatctctcacagagaaagagcTCCGTCCTCCTGGAAGTACTGAAACTCCAAACAGAAGAAACCAGTAGAACTGAGAGGATGTTCAGAGGAAGAGAGTGAAGTGATGAGTTTACTTCAGTGTCTGCCCTACATCTCACAGCTGAGGTacctcatacaaacacacaaatagaGTTTTCATCATTGTCACAGATCTGTGATATGTCTGttgatacatatttttaatttgggtAACAGGTTTTACCTTTGGAATGGCATTTCTGCAGCACAGTTTGTTCTGAAACTCTTCATTAAAGCAGCAGAGATTGAGAGACAGACAGGAGAGCAGATGCTGAAACTGTTATCATCAGTCTGCACCTACAGCTCTTTTCCTTATGAAAGGACATACAGAATTAAACAGAGTGATTTTTTGCTTGATCTTTGCTCACATGTGAAGGACTATGAGACTCAAACAGGCTGGATTTTCCTTCCAGCATTACAGAAAGTTTTCCAGTCAGCACCTGATGTCTGGATCATAGATTTCTCACAGAGAAAGAGCTCCGTCCTCCTGGAAGTACTGAAACTCCGAACAGAAAATAAACCAGTAGAGCTATTTGAATGTTCAGAGGAAGAGAGTGAAATGATGAGTTTCCTTCAGTGTCTGCCCTACATCTCACAGCTGAGGTacctgaaattacattttaattgttgatTTAACCCTCAGACACCCAAGCactgatttgaaaatgtcatgctAGAAATGTTTCGAAGAAGCTATTGATATAACATAAATAGTTCTAAAAATGAATTCGTTTTACATATGTTTTGCATTGGGGtgtaaaaatgttgcaaaattgcAATGCTGGGCATTTAGGGTTGCAATTGTACCAGTTTTTAATATAGCAAGTAAAAATTTACAACACAATTCAAcatacaaatttatattaaatataatatattacatccAGTAAGAAATAAATTCACTgaagaaatattattaattcaccACCATATTCTTTACTTTATTCACTTTTCTACTTTGCATATTGTAACAAACAAAGAAAGCTCTTGGACACTCTTGACCATTTTCGAAATTGTATTAACATGAGCACCTGACTTTTCACTTCAAGCACTTGTTATGCTTCATATTTCAGAGTGATCCTATGCAGCcaaactggagtttgttttttcagcaggtgGCAAAAAAGTTAATAGACATTTTGATCACTCTTGACCAGCATTGCATATTCGCTAAGTTtaggaaaattatttaaaatatatgcaagtCGAACATTTCAGGGCATGTAACATTATTCAGTAGACCTCAGGGTAGCAACATAtgtaatttttgacaggaatgaaagcgaggctgtgagggatagaagtgcAGTGTGTTAAGTGGATAGGCCTACTCAGGGTTGCCAAGTCCACAGTTTTCTCGCCCTGTGCGCAGTCGTTTTTATTTCCATGGTAACAGAGTGGCTGGTCTTGCAAGGATTGTtgctagaaaataataataaaaaattgtcatcTACGTATGCAttttacaatgattaaaaaattgttaggaatgttttgaaatgtttattatgaGACTTTTATATTTGTagctaaaaatttattaatttccgAAGTTGAAATgaagctctgcatttaatccGCTGCATCCATTCTGATTTCACTCAGACGGTAGTCACCTGTGAATAATACCACACCTCTTGGAGCTGGTAAATGgtcaaaatatggaaaaaaaaatacaaagagtaggAACGTGAAGATGGCATTAATGGCTGGATACAGTATGTGACTGGGGACGATACCAAAGTTTTCTGTAGGTACCGTAAAGCAGTGGTACTCTCATGAAAAGCTTGATATGACATGTAACTGGGGACAATACCAAAGTTTTCGGTAGTTACTGTAAAGCAGTGATACTCTCATGAAA includes:
- the LOC109069072 gene encoding nucleotide-binding oligomerization domain-containing protein 2-like, with product MACAQQSATEYLKNARKNLVTHMKNFPLIIENLYQKNVFNDHEVDALKAERTEFDKARCILDWVINKGEMASYELLRILDVTKKRTLDPGLHYWISCFSFRVEDTEDSYLFGAKPCKSYQTQLKMKAKSILKDQKEHSCKYLDDNVHVNFSFIPLVLERNSVAKTPQCKIKSKNKKCKKLRPKKLRAYIPNEEQALSPVDLLKWQDKNILIIGKPGVGKTTVVQEMLRLWSEKDGREIDYMFYFDESVLAHSSNIASLQSILFDVYLKPMENDRMDVFKDIEENSENVVLILDGVTDFGKHSILWKIMNHELLPDAKIVITCRSEVEYEPLFRKWPTQKVYVQGFSKESINTYYHTMLGHDPVLLEVVLKNQELFSLSHVPLYASMIVDLMQFKNGTVCDHPHTVTEMYIHIFRAAVKKQIQQIDKYLKEIKDQVYYLMENAFNATMQKTLNVISCDETDISRAFLKMITIRDSPTSAMTYCAFLHNTMQEFFSALWLLGHPDEIEKVLQLCQTEEHKHMRHVLPFLCGLLSEHNIRLLKCLFPEDQIKKTSDWFIEKLLYTFLQPQSEESEDSEEFDLLFVSQCLYELQSPKACLMFLEKMDHQLEPEEDLDPHQCCALSYVIAQSRDKEVYLNLEDCTIADVGM